In a single window of the Diospyros lotus cultivar Yz01 chromosome 10, ASM1463336v1, whole genome shotgun sequence genome:
- the LOC127811215 gene encoding uncharacterized protein LOC127811215, with translation MKAVKMLIETSIPTFLTERTILSARNDDVSDINATALNIFPGRLYTYLAANKMSEDNEIDHIITNRYPNEYLNLLDPPRLPTFKLELKVDCPIIFLRNIALKDGLCNGTRLMVTRCNTRIIEDQILTGEKFSNLAFIPRISLAPSSSEMPFQMTRRQFPVRLAYALTINKSQRQFVKSVGVDLRIPVFSNWQLYVALSRCTSVDRISILIPKDCLDSTTNIVYPEVLL, from the coding sequence ATGAAGGCCGTGAAAATGCTAATAGAGACGTCAATCCCAACATTTTTAACTGAACGCACAATTCTGTCTGCGCGTAACGATGATGTTAGTGACATCAATGCTACTGCATTGAATATCTTTCCAGGGAGATTATATACTTATCTTGCAGCAAATAAAATGTCTGAAGATAATGAAATCGATCATATCATTACAAATAgatatcctaatgaatatttaaatttattggaTCCTCCTAGGTTGCCAACTTTTAAGTTAGAGTTGAAGGTGGACTGTCCTATAATATTTTTGAGAAACATTGCACTGAAAGATGGACTATGTAATGGTACAAGATTGATGGTTACTAGGTGCAACACTCGCATAATTGAAGATCAAATTTTAACTGGAGAAAAGTTTAGCAATTTGGCATTCATACCAAGGATATCATTGGCACCATCTTCTTCAGAAATGCCTTTCCAAATGACAAGACGTCAATTTCCAGTCCGATTAGCATATGCCTTGACCATTAATAAATCTCAAAGACAATTTGTGAAATCTGTTGGGGTTGATTTGCGCATACCAGTGTTTAGCAATTGGCAATTATATGTGGCATTGTCCAGATGTACATCAGTTGATCGTATAAGTATTCTGATCCCTAAAGATTGTTTGGATTCTACTACAAATATTGTTTATCCTGAAGTGTTGTTATAG